Proteins encoded by one window of Haematobia irritans isolate KBUSLIRL chromosome 2, ASM5000362v1, whole genome shotgun sequence:
- the LOC142224632 gene encoding uncharacterized protein LOC142224632, producing MPRHMFDGDVPKEIQLHVFADASEKAYGAVAYIRASLKDGRIIVRLLCAKSRVSPLKRQTLPRLELCAAVIAAELAQRVRVDLNIQNESVYLWTDSEIVLSWINAQSSSLKTFVANRLSAIQSLSIRNQWRHVRSIDNPADIVSRGLPAVDLPKCQLWFHGPLFLHGKESLWPQKYNSSLAIPTDIEKKATIATAVEQDAIIYKVHHGGSFKRLQRIIGYFFRFVNNTRIPKHKRNSHISLTPKELDESLYVIIRRIQRSEFYDDIKQLQKSHEVDKRSCINALSPYLDPKGIIRVGGRLGNSDLHEDVKQPMENKHCGPQALLNTVRQRFWPVKGKITPRSVVQKCVRCTRAKPQLCQQIMGDLTQTRVVPARPFINSGVDYCGPFWIHHRTVHLELVSNLSTSAFIGALKRFIARRGHCQNIYSDNATNFVGAKNQLSELAEAIHSPGAQNI from the exons ATGCCGAGACACATGTTCGATGGCGATGTTCCGAAAGAGATCCAGCTTCATGTATTTGCAGATGCATCCGAAAAGGCTTATGGTGCAGTAGCATATATTCGAGCTTCACTCAAAGACGGCCGGATTATTGTACGATTATTGTGTGCAAAGTCACGAGTATCGCCATTGAAGCGACAAACATTACCCAGACTAGAATTATGTGCAGCAGTCATCGCGGCAGAACTTGCTCAACGAGTACGAGTAGATCTCAACATTCAAAACGAATCTGTGTATTTATGGACTGACTCTGAAATCGTCTTATCCTGGATCAATGCTCAGTCATCCTCTCTGAAGACATTTGTGGCTAACAGATTATCAGCAATCCAATCTTTGAGCATTCGTAATCAATGGCGCCACGTGAGATCCATAGATAATCCTGCAGATATTGTGTCACGTGGACTTCCTGCAGTAGACTTGCCAAAATGCCAGTTGTGGTTCCACGGGCCTTTATTCCTTCATGGGAAGGAATCTTTGTGGccacaaaaatataattctagTTTAGCCATTCCCACTGATATTGAGAAGAAGGCAACTATAGCTACCGCAGTAGAGCAGGATGCAATCATATACAAAGTGCATCATGGAGGTTCATTCAAACGTCTGCAAAGAATTATTGGATATTTTTTCCGATTTGTAAACAACACGAGAATTCCCAAACATAAGCGAAATTCACATATATCCCTCACCCCAAAAGAGTTAGATGAGTCTCTATACGTCATCATTCGGAGGATTCAAAGATCTGAGTTCTATGACGATATCAAACAGTTGCAGAAAAGCCACGAAGTGGATAAAAGAAGTTGTATTAATGCTCTTAGTCCATATTTGGATCCTAAGGGTATCATACGTGTTGGAGGTCGCTTGGGGAACTCAGACCTTCACGAAGATGTTAAACAACCTATG GAAAACAAACATTGTGGACCCCAGGCATTATTAAACACAGTAAGACAACGGTTTTGGCCGGTGAAGGGAAAAATAACACCTCGATCTGTTGTCCAAAAATGCGTCAGATGTACCAGGGCCAAACCACAATTGTGTCAACAAATAATGGGCGACCTAACACAGACACGCGTAGTTCCTGCTCGTCCATTCATTAATAGTGGTGTTGATTACTGTGGTCCATTTTGGATACATCACAGA ACAGTACACTTGGAACTTGTATCTAACCTATCGACTAGTGCATTTATTGGAGCTTTGAAAAGGTTCATTGCTCGTCGTGGACACTGTCAAAACATATATTCAGATAATGCAACTAATTTTGTGGGAGCTAAGAATCAACTATCAGAATTGGCTGAAGCGATTCACTCACCAGGCGCACAGAACATATAA
- the LOC142224633 gene encoding uncharacterized protein LOC142224633: MTAASSKGIKFNFIPPRAPHFGGLWEAAVKSAKHLLVRSMGTASLTYEEFETVIVEVEAILNSRPLTPMSNSDADSRKLSLLSRWEPVSRLKLEFWKQWSKEYLQELQLRHKWKKSSPNVKPGNMVVIQEDNTPPLKWPLGRMTNVYPGNYGIVRVAEVKR; this comes from the exons ATGACTGCTGCCAGTTCCAAGGGAatcaaatttaactttattccaCCAAGAGCACCTCATTTTGGAGGTTTATGGGAAGCAGCAGTAAAGTCTGCAAAACATCTTCTTGTAAGAAGTATGGGTACTGCTTCGCTAACGTACGAAGAATTTGAAACTGTAATTGTGGAAGTCGAGGCAATACTGAATTCCCGTCCATTGACACCTATGTCAA ATAGTGACGCAGACTCCCGAAAATTATCCTTGCTATCCAGATGGGAGCCTGTATCAAGgctgaagctagagttttggaaGCAATGGTCAAAAGAGTACTTGCAAGAACTTCAGCTTCGACATAAATGGAAGAAATCATCTCCCAACGTCAAACCAGGAAATATGGTGGTAATTCAGGAGGATAACACTCCACCATTGAAATGGCCACTGGGACGCATGACTAATGTTTATCCAGGAAATTATGGCATTGTTCGTGTTGCTGAGGTGAAACGGTAA
- the LOC142224631 gene encoding uncharacterized protein LOC142224631, with amino-acid sequence MHRVKIDDLMDPKYFIPHHCVLKPDSTTTKLRVVFDASAKTSTGLSLNDLMYTGPVVLFAILLRFRFPKYVFTTVIEKMYRQILIHPSNHQFQLIIWREDSALPIDYYVLNTVAYGTRATPYLATKCLQKVAIDNAIKYPYGSKMLKDNFYVDDGLGGSDNNIAITTQNELIQMLKQYGFNLKKWCANHPKLLKDIPEADQEVNLDFDVISSDTVKTLGLFCLPQSDNFCVKVKFNEHETVTRRTATSNLAKLFDPLGLLAPAVVKAKTFVKLHYVGMIVYLSRFV; translated from the coding sequence ATGCACCGAGTCAAGATTGATGATCTAATGGATCCTAAATATTTCATTCCACATCATTGTGTGCTAAAGCCAGATAGCACAACTACGAAACTAAGAGTAGTGTTTGATGCATCAGCGAAGACATCAACTGGGTTATCTCTGAACGATCTAATGTATACTGGACCAGTCGTTCTATTTGCCATTTTACTTCGATTTCGTTTTCCGAAATATGTATTCACTACTGTCATTGAAAAGATGTATAGACAGATACTAATACATCCAAGTAATCATCAGTTTCAATTAATAATCTGGAGGGAAGATTCTGCACTGCCAATCGACTATTATGTGCTCAATACGGTAGCATACGGCACAAGAGCAACACCTTATCTTGCTACCAAATGTCTGCAGAAGGTTGCAATAGATAATGCCATAAAATATCCATACGGCTCTAAGATGTTGAAGGATAACTTTTATGTTGATGATGGACTTGGTGGCTCAGATAACAACATAGCGATTACAACACAAAACGAATTAATACAAATGTTAAAACAGTATGGATTCAATCTGAAGAAGTGGTGTGCCAATCACCCGAAACTACTAAAAGACATACCAGAAGCTGATCAAGAAGTTAATCTTGATTTCGATGTTATAAGTTCTGATACAGTCAAAACTTTGGGACTATTTTGTTTGCCCCAGAGTGATAACTTCTGTGTTAAAGTCAAGTTTAACGAACATGAAACAGTTACTAGGCGTACAGCCACATCAAATCTtgcgaaattatttgatccccTAGGACTATTAGCACCTGCAGTGGTTAAAGCAAAAACCTTTGTGAAGCTTCATTATGTTGGGATGATCGTCTACCTAAGTCGTTTTGTTTAG